Proteins encoded in a region of the Gopherus flavomarginatus isolate rGopFla2 chromosome 19, rGopFla2.mat.asm, whole genome shotgun sequence genome:
- the TUBD1 gene encoding tubulin delta chain isoform X2 has translation MEPKVISQTLSIAARSGHWKYDHQSHFCQKQGSGNNWANGYSVHGPRYRDVIMNLVQKEAEKCDRLSGFFTVMSMAGGTGSGMGAFVTQCLRDAFPTSFILNQVIWPYGTGEVIVQNYNSVLTLSHLYQSADALLVHENDAIHKICAQLMNIKKISFRDVNQVIAHQLGSVFQPTYSSEGASQYSRSPLGDLMESLVPHPEFKMLGLRNIPQMSENSLTYSTFTWPGLIKHLRQMLIANAKMEEGIDWQVRPPLPGHPVPPKASPNKALHFNTSIANLVVLRGKDVQSVDLGGFRDPALYTSWLNPQEVFKIWKTPRAFNKYEKSASLVSNSQFLLKLMDNIVGKAWNMFASRAYVHQYTKFGIEEEDFLDCFTTLEQVLSSYASL, from the exons ATGGAACCGAAAGTAATCAGTCAGACCCTCTCAATAGCTGCTAGGTCTGGCCACTGGAAATATGACCACCAGTCACACTTCTGTCAGAAACAGGGGTCTGGAAACAACTGGGCAAATGG TTACTCTGTTCATGGGCCCAGGTACAGAGACGTTATCATGAACCTGGTACAGAAGGAAGCAGAGAAATGTGACCGACTCAGTGGATTTTTCACAGTAATGAgcatggctggtggcacaggatcAGGCATGGGAGCCTTTGTGACCCAGTGCTTAAGAGATGCTTTTCCAACCTCATTTATACTCAACCAGGTTATCTGGCCCTATGGAACCGGTGAG GTAATTGTTCAAAACTACAACTCAGTTCTGACACTCTCACACCTGTACCAGTCAGCAGATGCTCTCCTTGTTCACGAAAATGATGCCATCCACAAGATCTGTGCTCAGCTAATGAATATTAAAAAGATCTCCTTCAGGGATGTAAATCAAGTAATTGCACATCAGCTGGGAAGTGTGTTCCAGCCTACTTACTCCTCAGAAGGTGCCTCACAGTATAGCAGAAGCCCACTAG gagacttaATGGAGTCTTTAGTTCCCCATCCTGAATTCAAGATGTTGGGTCTTCGTAACATACCGCAGATGTCAGAGAACTCCCTGACATACAGCACATTCACTTGGCCTGGGCTCATCAAACATTTAAGACAGATGCTTATTGCTAATGCTAAGATGGAAGAAG GTATCGATTGGCAGGTGCGACCACCATTGCCAGGGCATCCTGTCCCTCCAAAAGCCTCTCCAAATAAGGCACTACATTTTAACACCTCCATTGCCAACCTGGTTGTCCTGCGAGGAAAAGATGTGCAAAGCGTTGATCTAG GAGGTTTCAGAGATCCAGCATTGTATACATCCTGGCTAAACCCTCAGGAGGTCTTTAAAATATGGAAAACACCAAGAGCCTTTAACAAGTATGAAAAATCTGCTTCTTTGGTCAGCAACAGCCAGTTCCTGCTGAAACTTATGGACAACATTGTCGGGAAAGCGTGGAATATGTTTGCTTCCAG AGCTTATGTTCACCAGTACACTAAGTTTGGGATCGAAGAGGAGGACTTTCTGGACTGCTTCACAACTCTGGAACAGGTTCTCTCTAGTTATGCCAGCCTTTGA
- the TUBD1 gene encoding tubulin delta chain isoform X3: MLFQPHLYSTRLSGPMEPVIVQNYNSVLTLSHLYQSADALLVHENDAIHKICAQLMNIKKISFRDVNQVIAHQLGSVFQPTYSSEGASQYSRSPLGDLMESLVPHPEFKMLGLRNIPQMSENSLTYSTFTWPGLIKHLRQMLIANAKMEEGIDWQVRPPLPGHPVPPKASPNKALHFNTSIANLVVLRGKDVQSVDLGGFRDPALYTSWLNPQEVFKIWKTPRAFNKYEKSASLVSNSQFLLKLMDNIVGKAWNMFASRAYVHQYTKFGIEEEDFLDCFTTLEQVLSSYASL; this comes from the exons ATGCTTTTCCAACCTCATTTATACTCAACCAGGTTATCTGGCCCTATGGAACCG GTAATTGTTCAAAACTACAACTCAGTTCTGACACTCTCACACCTGTACCAGTCAGCAGATGCTCTCCTTGTTCACGAAAATGATGCCATCCACAAGATCTGTGCTCAGCTAATGAATATTAAAAAGATCTCCTTCAGGGATGTAAATCAAGTAATTGCACATCAGCTGGGAAGTGTGTTCCAGCCTACTTACTCCTCAGAAGGTGCCTCACAGTATAGCAGAAGCCCACTAG gagacttaATGGAGTCTTTAGTTCCCCATCCTGAATTCAAGATGTTGGGTCTTCGTAACATACCGCAGATGTCAGAGAACTCCCTGACATACAGCACATTCACTTGGCCTGGGCTCATCAAACATTTAAGACAGATGCTTATTGCTAATGCTAAGATGGAAGAAG GTATCGATTGGCAGGTGCGACCACCATTGCCAGGGCATCCTGTCCCTCCAAAAGCCTCTCCAAATAAGGCACTACATTTTAACACCTCCATTGCCAACCTGGTTGTCCTGCGAGGAAAAGATGTGCAAAGCGTTGATCTAG GAGGTTTCAGAGATCCAGCATTGTATACATCCTGGCTAAACCCTCAGGAGGTCTTTAAAATATGGAAAACACCAAGAGCCTTTAACAAGTATGAAAAATCTGCTTCTTTGGTCAGCAACAGCCAGTTCCTGCTGAAACTTATGGACAACATTGTCGGGAAAGCGTGGAATATGTTTGCTTCCAG AGCTTATGTTCACCAGTACACTAAGTTTGGGATCGAAGAGGAGGACTTTCTGGACTGCTTCACAACTCTGGAACAGGTTCTCTCTAGTTATGCCAGCCTTTGA
- the TUBD1 gene encoding tubulin delta chain isoform X1: MSIVTVQLGQCGNQIGYEVFNAICNDFHSTHGLCSKKENESYQEACKERFFSEEKTGVPVARAVLVDMEPKVISQTLSIAARSGHWKYDHQSHFCQKQGSGNNWANGYSVHGPRYRDVIMNLVQKEAEKCDRLSGFFTVMSMAGGTGSGMGAFVTQCLRDAFPTSFILNQVIWPYGTGEVIVQNYNSVLTLSHLYQSADALLVHENDAIHKICAQLMNIKKISFRDVNQVIAHQLGSVFQPTYSSEGASQYSRSPLGDLMESLVPHPEFKMLGLRNIPQMSENSLTYSTFTWPGLIKHLRQMLIANAKMEEGIDWQVRPPLPGHPVPPKASPNKALHFNTSIANLVVLRGKDVQSVDLGGFRDPALYTSWLNPQEVFKIWKTPRAFNKYEKSASLVSNSQFLLKLMDNIVGKAWNMFASRAYVHQYTKFGIEEEDFLDCFTTLEQVLSSYASL, translated from the exons ATGTCAATAGTCACAGTACAGCTCGGTCAGTGTGGTAACCAGATTGGTTACGAGGTGTTTAATGCTATCTGCAATGACTTCCACAGCACACATGGACTGTGCTCCAAGAAGGAGAATGAATCCTATCAGGAAGCTTGCAAGGAACGTTTCTTCAGTGAGGAGAAAACTGGAG taccTGTTGCCCGAGCTGTGCTTGTTGACATGGAACCGAAAGTAATCAGTCAGACCCTCTCAATAGCTGCTAGGTCTGGCCACTGGAAATATGACCACCAGTCACACTTCTGTCAGAAACAGGGGTCTGGAAACAACTGGGCAAATGG TTACTCTGTTCATGGGCCCAGGTACAGAGACGTTATCATGAACCTGGTACAGAAGGAAGCAGAGAAATGTGACCGACTCAGTGGATTTTTCACAGTAATGAgcatggctggtggcacaggatcAGGCATGGGAGCCTTTGTGACCCAGTGCTTAAGAGATGCTTTTCCAACCTCATTTATACTCAACCAGGTTATCTGGCCCTATGGAACCGGTGAG GTAATTGTTCAAAACTACAACTCAGTTCTGACACTCTCACACCTGTACCAGTCAGCAGATGCTCTCCTTGTTCACGAAAATGATGCCATCCACAAGATCTGTGCTCAGCTAATGAATATTAAAAAGATCTCCTTCAGGGATGTAAATCAAGTAATTGCACATCAGCTGGGAAGTGTGTTCCAGCCTACTTACTCCTCAGAAGGTGCCTCACAGTATAGCAGAAGCCCACTAG gagacttaATGGAGTCTTTAGTTCCCCATCCTGAATTCAAGATGTTGGGTCTTCGTAACATACCGCAGATGTCAGAGAACTCCCTGACATACAGCACATTCACTTGGCCTGGGCTCATCAAACATTTAAGACAGATGCTTATTGCTAATGCTAAGATGGAAGAAG GTATCGATTGGCAGGTGCGACCACCATTGCCAGGGCATCCTGTCCCTCCAAAAGCCTCTCCAAATAAGGCACTACATTTTAACACCTCCATTGCCAACCTGGTTGTCCTGCGAGGAAAAGATGTGCAAAGCGTTGATCTAG GAGGTTTCAGAGATCCAGCATTGTATACATCCTGGCTAAACCCTCAGGAGGTCTTTAAAATATGGAAAACACCAAGAGCCTTTAACAAGTATGAAAAATCTGCTTCTTTGGTCAGCAACAGCCAGTTCCTGCTGAAACTTATGGACAACATTGTCGGGAAAGCGTGGAATATGTTTGCTTCCAG AGCTTATGTTCACCAGTACACTAAGTTTGGGATCGAAGAGGAGGACTTTCTGGACTGCTTCACAACTCTGGAACAGGTTCTCTCTAGTTATGCCAGCCTTTGA